CCCCAGTAGGCCACCACACCATCGGCGCGGCTGATCACACTGCGCGCGTCCGGGTCCAGGCCCAGCTCGAAGCCGCCGACGTTGAAGCCGACGTAGTACTCCTCGTCAAAATAGGGTTGCTGCTCCAGCACCCGGCTGTACCAGGCCTTGCCCTCGGCAAGATCGCTGACACCATATACGACTGTGCGCACCCCCAAAAACTGCCCCATCCTGAGACTCCTGCTTTTATGATTTTCTCCTGCCGGCGGACGCCGTTTTATACCGGCTACTGCAGCTCCTGCTCCAGCTGCTCGAGCAGATCCAGCGGTTCCAGCTCGATGCCCTCCAGCTCCCCGTTCCAGTTGATCCCCACCAGCAGC
This region of Microbulbifer sp. SAOS-129_SWC genomic DNA includes:
- a CDS encoding VOC family protein, with protein sequence MGQFLGVRTVVYGVSDLAEGKAWYSRVLEQQPYFDEEYYVGFNVGGFELGLDPDARSVISRADGVVAYWGVADMAAQVERLNALGARQHSEIADVGDGIRVASFLDPFGNVFGLIENPHFNAD